CCAACGACGACCGCTCATCGGTGCAGGAGATGGCCCGCATTGTCTCCACCGACCAAGTTCTCTCCGCCCGCATTCTCCGTCTGGCCAACTCGCCCTCCTACGGCTTCTACCGCGTTTCCACCATCAGCAACGCCATGATCCTGCTGGGGGTTAATGTGGTCAAATCCCTGGCGCTCTCCTCTTCCATCTTCGAGATCATGGAAAAGAACAGCGTGGGGCTGTGGGAGCACTCCCTGGGCACGGCCACGGCGGCCAACATCATCGCCCGCAAGCTCTCCCTGCCGGAGGTGGAGGAGATCGCCACCGCCGGGCTGCTCCACGACATCGGCAAAGTAATCATCGGCCTCAAGTGCGCCGACCAGACACAGCGCATCCGCAGCCTGGTGCAGACGGACGAACTCTACGTCAGTGAAGCGGAGCGCGCGGTGCTGGATACGGACCACGCCGAGGTGGGGGGATGGCTCTCCAAGAGCTGGTACCTGCCGGACAAGCTCTGCGAGCCGATCTCCTGTCATCACAACGTTGCCGCTTCGGGCGACCACCGCATCAAGACCTCGGTGGTGCATCTGGCCGACGTGTTGGTCAAGGCGGCCGGCTTCGGCCACAGCGGGGACCAGTACATTCCCGCCATCCAGCCCCTTGCCTGGGAAACACTGCGGCTGAATGAAAAGCTGCTGGAGGAGATCGTCCTCGACTTCGAAGACAAGCTGGTGGAAGTGCGGAACTTCAGCATGGAACTGCAAGGCGCCAATGTCTCCCCGGCCTAGGATCGCGCTCATCTCCAGTGAGGCGAGCCTGACCACCCTGCTGCAGTTGCGCCTGCAGAGCAAGGGGTACCAGGTCACCGTGGTCACCAATTCCACCGCCGCCCTGGGGACCTTCTACTCCGACCCGCCGGACCTGATCATC
The window above is part of the Trichlorobacter ammonificans genome. Proteins encoded here:
- a CDS encoding HDOD domain-containing protein, yielding MDDRRSELKKIIMDTKTLPTLPGVINKLNALSNDDRSSVQEMARIVSTDQVLSARILRLANSPSYGFYRVSTISNAMILLGVNVVKSLALSSSIFEIMEKNSVGLWEHSLGTATAANIIARKLSLPEVEEIATAGLLHDIGKVIIGLKCADQTQRIRSLVQTDELYVSEAERAVLDTDHAEVGGWLSKSWYLPDKLCEPISCHHNVAASGDHRIKTSVVHLADVLVKAAGFGHSGDQYIPAIQPLAWETLRLNEKLLEEIVLDFEDKLVEVRNFSMELQGANVSPA